In the genome of Monodelphis domestica isolate mMonDom1 chromosome 2, mMonDom1.pri, whole genome shotgun sequence, one region contains:
- the POGZ gene encoding pogo transposable element with ZNF domain isoform X21, translating into MADTDLFMECEEEELEPWQKISDVIEDSVVEDYNSVDKTATAGNPLVQQGGQPLILTQNPASGLSTMVTQPVLRPVQVMQNANHVTSSPVTSQPIFITTQGFPVRNVRPVQNAMNQVGIVLNVQQGQTVRPITLVPAPGTQFVKPTVGVPQVFSQMTQVRPGSTMPVRPTTNTFTTVIPATLTIRSTVPQSQSQQTKSTPSTSTTPTATQPTSLGQLAVQPPGQSSQAPNPKLVTSPVLTFDLQDGGRKVCPRCNSQFRVTEALRGHMCYCCPELVDFLKKGKSLDPEPNIPSAAKPPSPEKTAPMPSTPSSTPAPTLSPPSKAPEPMENSGDVTQSKLIMLVDDFYYGRDSGRVSQLLNFPKVPTSFRCPHCTKRLKNNIRFMNHMKHHVELDQQNGEVDVHTICQHCYRQFTTPFQLQCHLENVHSPYESTTKCKICEWAFESEPLFLQHMKDTHKPGEMPYVCQVCQYRSSLYSEVDGHFRMIHEDTRHLLCPYCLKVFKNGNAFQQHFMRHQKKSVYHCNKCRLQFLFAKDKIEHKLQHHKTFRKPKQLEGLKPGTKVTIRASRGQPRTLPMSSNDAPPNALQEAAPLTTPADPVPIFLYPPLQRSIPKKAVKKIRSVMGRQTCLECSFEIPDFPNHFPTYVHCSLCRYSTCCSRAYANHMINNHVPRKSPKYLALFKNSSVSGIKLACTSCVFVTSVGDAMAKHLVFNPSHQSSNVLPRGLTWISHSRHGQAHDRGMKNTYPSAFPHNKVATVKSVGASPGSGETPISQVQLLSAPSAALTAPSAPGCPQTPAAPPLHTEGSEGLSLDEQDEGALAMSEPEPATAGGLGGAGKKEQLSVKKLRVVLFALCCNTEQAAEHFRNPQRRIRRWLRRFQASQGENLEGKYLSLEAEEKLAEWVLTQREQQLPVNEETLFQKATKIGRSLEGGFKISYEWAVRFMLRHHLTPHARRAVAHTLPKEVAENAGLFIEFVQRQIHTQDLPLSMIVAVDEISLFLDAEVLSSDDRKENALQTVGTGEPWCDVVLSILADGTVLPTLVFYRGQMEQPTNVPESILLEAKESGYSDDEIMELWSSRVWQKHTACQRSKGMLVMDCHRTHLSEEVLSMLSSYSTLPAVVPAGCSSKIQPLDVCIKRTVKNFIHKKWKEQAREMADGTCDSDILLQLVLCWLAEVLEVIGDCPELVQQSFLVASVLPGPDGTANSPTRNADMQEELIASLEEHLKLNGEQTEEEPSASTPQSRPSPEEVTEPESLHQLFEGESETESFYGFEEADLDLMEI; encoded by the exons GGATTTCCTGTAAGGAATGTTCGGCCTGTGCAAAATGCAATGAATCAGGTTGGGATTGTGTTGAATGTACAGCAAGGCCAAACAGTTAGACCAATTACACTAGTCCCAG ctCCAGGTACCCAGTTTGTTAAGCCAACAGTTGGAGTTCCTCAAGTGTTCTCTCAGATGACACAGGTGAGGCCAGGCTCCACGATGCCTGTGAGGCCCACCACCAACACCTTTACCACGGTCATCCCAGCTACCCTCACCATCCGCAGCACCGTCCCGCAGTCCCAGTCTCAGCAGACCAAGTCCACTCCCAGCACCTCAACCACTCCCACTGCCACGCAGCCGACCTCGCTGGGGCAGTTGGCTGTACAGCCACCAGGCCAGTCCAGCCAGGCCCCGAATCCCAAGCTAG tgACTTCTCCAGTACTAACATTTGATCTCCAAGATGGTGGCCGGAAAGTCTGCCCTCGCTGTAATTCCCAGTTCCGTGTTACTGAAGCTCTAAGAGGCCACATGTGT TACTGCTGCCCAGAATTGGTTGATTTCCTGAAGAAAGGAAAATCTCTTGATCCAGAGCCCAATATCCCATCAGCAGCAAAGCCTCCATCCCCAGAGAAGACTGCTCCCATGCCCTCAACACCCTCTTCTACACCTGCTCCTACCCTTTCGCCACCTTCCAAGGCCCCAGAACCTATGGAGAATTCCGGTGATGTCACCCAGAGCAAGCTCATCATGCTAGTGGATGACTTCTACTATGGAAGGGATAGCGGCAGAGTGAGCCAGCTCCTCAACTTTCCTAAGGTGCCCACATCCTTTCGATGTCCACATTGCACAAAAAGACTTAAAAACAATATCCG ATTCATGAACCATATGAAGCACCACGTGGAGCTGGACCAGCAGAACGGTGAGGTGGATGTCCACACCATTTGCCAGCATTGCTACCGCCAGTTTACcactcccttccagctccagtgCCACCTTGAAAATGTTCACAGCCCCTATGAGTCTACCA CTAAGTGCAAGATCTGTGAATGGGCATTTGAGAGTGAGCCCTTGTTCCTCCAGCACATGAAGGATACCCACAAGCCCGGGGAGATGCCTTATGTTTGCCAG GTGTGTCAGTACCGCTCTTCGCTATACTCAGAGGTGGATGGTCATTTTCGAATGATCCATGAGGACACCAGGCATCTGCTCTGCCCCTATTGTCTGAAGGTCTTCAAAAACGGCAATGCGTTCCAGCAGCATTTCATGAGGCACCAG AAGAAGAGTGTCTATCACTGTAATAAATGCCGGCTGCAGTTTCTGTTTGCCAAGGACAAAATAGAGCACAAACTTCAGCATCACAAAACCTTCCGCAAGCCCAAGCAACTGGAAGGCCTGAAGCCAGGCACCAAG GTGACCATTCGGGCATCTCGAGGACAGCCACGAACGCTGCCTATGTCCTCAAATGACGCGCCACCTAATGCCTTGCAAGAGGCAGCCCCCCTGACTACCCCAGCAGACCCTGTACCCATCTTCCTTTATCCCCCTCTCCAGCGAAGCATCCCGAAGAAAGCCGTCAAGAAAAT cAGGAGTGTTATGGGCCGGCAGACATGCCTGGAGTGCAGCTTTGAGATCCCAGATTTCCCCAATCACTTCCCTACCTATGTTCACTGCTCACTGTGTCGCTATAGCACCTGCTGCTCCAGAGCTTATGCCAACCACATGATCAA CAATCATGTTCCACGGAAGAGCCCCAAGTACTTGGCTTTGTTTAAGAACTCTTCTGTCAG TGGAATCAAACTGGCCTGTACTTCTTGCGTCTTTGTTACTTCTGTGGGAGACGCCATGGCTAAACATCTAGTCTTCAATCCATCGCATCAGTCCAGCAATGTCCTGCCACGAG GACTGACTTGGATTTCCCACTCCAG gCATGGCCAGGCCCATGACCGGGGCATGAAGAACACCTACCCTTCTGCTTTCCCCCACAACAAAGTTGCCACTGTGAAATCTGTGGGAGCCTCTCCTGGGTCTGGGGAAACACCCATATCCCAGGTCCAGCTGCTCTCAGCACCATCTGCAGCTCTAACTGCTCCATCAGCCCCTGGCTGCCCCCAGACTCCAGCAGCACCTCCTCTGCACACAGAGGGGTCCGAGGGCCTCAGTCTTGATGAGCAGGATGAAGGAGCCCTCGCTATGTCAGAACCTGAGCCAGCAACAGCTGGGGGCCTTGGTGGAGCTGGCAAGAAGGAGCAGCTGTCCGTAAAGAAGCTGCGAGTGGTACTCTTTGCCTTATGCTGCAATACTGAGCAGGCGGCTGAGCATTTCCGCAACCCCCAACGACGCATTCGCCGTTGGCTGAGGCGCTTCCAGGCCTCTCAAGGAGAGAACCTGGAGGGCAAGTATCTGAGCCTAGAAGCTGAGGAGAAGTTGGCCGAATGGGTCCTGACCCAGCGGGAACAGCAGCTTCCTGTCAATGAGGAAACACTTTTCCAGAAGGCCACCAAAATTGGGCGTTCACTGGAGGGCGGTTTCAAGATCTCCTATGAGTGGGCAGTGAGGTTCATGCTTCGGCACCACCTGACCCCTCATGCCCGTCGGGCAGTAGCTCATACCCTACCCAAGGAAGTGGCAGAAAATGCTGGTCTCTTCATTGAATTTGTGCAGCGGCAGATTCATACGCAGGACCTGCCTCTTTCTATGATCGTGGCAGTCGATGAGATCTCCTTGTTTCTGGATGCTGAGGTGCTGAGCAGTGATGATCGGAAGGAGAATGCCCTGCAGACAGTGGGCACAGGGGAGCCATGGTGTGACGTTGTCTTGTCCATCTTGGCAGATGGCACCGTCCTTCCCACTCTGGTCTTCTATAGGGGTCAGATGGAGCAACCTACCAACGTGCCAGAGTCTATCCTGCTGGAGGCCAAAGAGAGCGGCTACAGCGACGACGAGATCATGGAGCTGTGGTCCTCACGGGTGTGGCAGAAACACACGGCGTGCCAGCGCAGCAAGGGGATGCTGGTAATGGACTGCCATCGCACCCACCTGTCTGAGGAGGTGTTGTCCATGCTCAGCTCCTACAGCACCCTTCCTGCTGTGGTGCCCGCAGGGTGTAGCTCCAAGATCCAGCCTTTGGACGTGTGCATCAAAAGGACAGTGAAGAACTTCATCCACAAGAAATGGAAAGAGCAGGCCCGAGAAATGGCAGATGGCACATGTGATTCAGACATCCTTCTTCAGCTGGTGCTCTGTTGGCTGGCTGAGGTGCTGGAGGTCATCGGGGACTGCCCAGAGTTGGTCCAGCAGTCCTTTTTGGTGGCCAGTGTCCTGCCTGGCCCCGATGGCACTGCAAACTCGCCAACACGGAACGCTGACATGCAGGAGGAGCTGATTGCTTCTCTGGAGGAGCATCTGAAGCTGAATGGGGAGCAGACTGAGGAGGAGCCTTCGGCCTCCACCCCCCAGTCCAGACCATCCCCTGAAGAGGTAACTGAGCCCGAGAGCCTTCACCAGCTCTTCGAGGGGGAAAGTGAGACAGAGTCTTTCTATGGCTTTGAAGAGGCTGACCTGGATTTGATGGAAATCTGA
- the POGZ gene encoding pogo transposable element with ZNF domain isoform X23, giving the protein MADTDLFMECEEEELEPWQKISDVIEDSVVEDYNSVDKTATAGNPLVQQGGQPLILTQNPASGLSTMVTQPVLRPVQVMQNANHVTSSPVTSQPIFITTQGFPVRNVRPVQNAMNQVGIVLNVQQGQTVRPITLVPAPGTQFVKPTVGVPQVFSQMTQVRPGSTMPVRPTTNTFTTVIPATLTIRSTVPQSQSQQTKSTPSTSTTPTATQPTSLGQLAVQPPGQSSQAPNPKLVTSPVLTFDLQDGGRKVCPRCNSQFRVTEALRGHMCYCCPELVDFLKKGKSLDPEPNIPSAAKPPSPEKTAPMPSTPSSTPAPTLSPPSKAPEPMENSGDVTQSKLIMLVDDFYYGRDSGRVSQLLNFPKVPTSFRCPHCTKRLKNNIRFMNHMKHHVELDQQNGEVDVHTICQHCYRQFTTPFQLQCHLENVHSPYESTTKCKICEWAFESEPLFLQHMKDTHKPGEMPYVCQVCQYRSSLYSEVDGHFRMIHEDTRHLLCPYCLKVFKNGNAFQQHFMRHQKSVYHCNKCRLQFLFAKDKIEHKLQHHKTFRKPKQLEGLKPGTKVTIRASRGQPRTLPMSSNDAPPNALQEAAPLTTPADPVPIFLYPPLQRSIPKKAVKKMSVMGRQTCLECSFEIPDFPNHFPTYVHCSLCRYSTCCSRAYANHMINNHVPRKSPKYLALFKNSSVSGIKLACTSCVFVTSVGDAMAKHLVFNPSHQSSNVLPRGLTWISHSRHGQAHDRGMKNTYPSAFPHNKVATVKSVGASPGSGETPISQVQLLSAPSAALTAPSAPGCPQTPAAPPLHTEGSEGLSLDEQDEGALAMSEPEPATAGGLGGAGKKEQLSVKKLRVVLFALCCNTEQAAEHFRNPQRRIRRWLRRFQASQGENLEGKYLSLEAEEKLAEWVLTQREQQLPVNEETLFQKATKIGRSLEGGFKISYEWAVRFMLRHHLTPHARRAVAHTLPKEVAENAGLFIEFVQRQIHTQDLPLSMIVAVDEISLFLDAEVLSSDDRKENALQTVGTGEPWCDVVLSILADGTVLPTLVFYRGQMEQPTNVPESILLEAKESGYSDDEIMELWSSRVWQKHTACQRSKGMLVMDCHRTHLSEEVLSMLSSYSTLPAVVPAGCSSKIQPLDVCIKRTVKNFIHKKWKEQAREMADGTCDSDILLQLVLCWLAEVLEVIGDCPELVQQSFLVASVLPGPDGTANSPTRNADMQEELIASLEEHLKLNGEQTEEEPSASTPQSRPSPEEVTEPESLHQLFEGESETESFYGFEEADLDLMEI; this is encoded by the exons GGATTTCCTGTAAGGAATGTTCGGCCTGTGCAAAATGCAATGAATCAGGTTGGGATTGTGTTGAATGTACAGCAAGGCCAAACAGTTAGACCAATTACACTAGTCCCAG ctCCAGGTACCCAGTTTGTTAAGCCAACAGTTGGAGTTCCTCAAGTGTTCTCTCAGATGACACAGGTGAGGCCAGGCTCCACGATGCCTGTGAGGCCCACCACCAACACCTTTACCACGGTCATCCCAGCTACCCTCACCATCCGCAGCACCGTCCCGCAGTCCCAGTCTCAGCAGACCAAGTCCACTCCCAGCACCTCAACCACTCCCACTGCCACGCAGCCGACCTCGCTGGGGCAGTTGGCTGTACAGCCACCAGGCCAGTCCAGCCAGGCCCCGAATCCCAAGCTAG tgACTTCTCCAGTACTAACATTTGATCTCCAAGATGGTGGCCGGAAAGTCTGCCCTCGCTGTAATTCCCAGTTCCGTGTTACTGAAGCTCTAAGAGGCCACATGTGT TACTGCTGCCCAGAATTGGTTGATTTCCTGAAGAAAGGAAAATCTCTTGATCCAGAGCCCAATATCCCATCAGCAGCAAAGCCTCCATCCCCAGAGAAGACTGCTCCCATGCCCTCAACACCCTCTTCTACACCTGCTCCTACCCTTTCGCCACCTTCCAAGGCCCCAGAACCTATGGAGAATTCCGGTGATGTCACCCAGAGCAAGCTCATCATGCTAGTGGATGACTTCTACTATGGAAGGGATAGCGGCAGAGTGAGCCAGCTCCTCAACTTTCCTAAGGTGCCCACATCCTTTCGATGTCCACATTGCACAAAAAGACTTAAAAACAATATCCG ATTCATGAACCATATGAAGCACCACGTGGAGCTGGACCAGCAGAACGGTGAGGTGGATGTCCACACCATTTGCCAGCATTGCTACCGCCAGTTTACcactcccttccagctccagtgCCACCTTGAAAATGTTCACAGCCCCTATGAGTCTACCA CTAAGTGCAAGATCTGTGAATGGGCATTTGAGAGTGAGCCCTTGTTCCTCCAGCACATGAAGGATACCCACAAGCCCGGGGAGATGCCTTATGTTTGCCAG GTGTGTCAGTACCGCTCTTCGCTATACTCAGAGGTGGATGGTCATTTTCGAATGATCCATGAGGACACCAGGCATCTGCTCTGCCCCTATTGTCTGAAGGTCTTCAAAAACGGCAATGCGTTCCAGCAGCATTTCATGAGGCACCAG AAGAGTGTCTATCACTGTAATAAATGCCGGCTGCAGTTTCTGTTTGCCAAGGACAAAATAGAGCACAAACTTCAGCATCACAAAACCTTCCGCAAGCCCAAGCAACTGGAAGGCCTGAAGCCAGGCACCAAG GTGACCATTCGGGCATCTCGAGGACAGCCACGAACGCTGCCTATGTCCTCAAATGACGCGCCACCTAATGCCTTGCAAGAGGCAGCCCCCCTGACTACCCCAGCAGACCCTGTACCCATCTTCCTTTATCCCCCTCTCCAGCGAAGCATCCCGAAGAAAGCCGTCAAGAAAAT GAGTGTTATGGGCCGGCAGACATGCCTGGAGTGCAGCTTTGAGATCCCAGATTTCCCCAATCACTTCCCTACCTATGTTCACTGCTCACTGTGTCGCTATAGCACCTGCTGCTCCAGAGCTTATGCCAACCACATGATCAA CAATCATGTTCCACGGAAGAGCCCCAAGTACTTGGCTTTGTTTAAGAACTCTTCTGTCAG TGGAATCAAACTGGCCTGTACTTCTTGCGTCTTTGTTACTTCTGTGGGAGACGCCATGGCTAAACATCTAGTCTTCAATCCATCGCATCAGTCCAGCAATGTCCTGCCACGAG GACTGACTTGGATTTCCCACTCCAG gCATGGCCAGGCCCATGACCGGGGCATGAAGAACACCTACCCTTCTGCTTTCCCCCACAACAAAGTTGCCACTGTGAAATCTGTGGGAGCCTCTCCTGGGTCTGGGGAAACACCCATATCCCAGGTCCAGCTGCTCTCAGCACCATCTGCAGCTCTAACTGCTCCATCAGCCCCTGGCTGCCCCCAGACTCCAGCAGCACCTCCTCTGCACACAGAGGGGTCCGAGGGCCTCAGTCTTGATGAGCAGGATGAAGGAGCCCTCGCTATGTCAGAACCTGAGCCAGCAACAGCTGGGGGCCTTGGTGGAGCTGGCAAGAAGGAGCAGCTGTCCGTAAAGAAGCTGCGAGTGGTACTCTTTGCCTTATGCTGCAATACTGAGCAGGCGGCTGAGCATTTCCGCAACCCCCAACGACGCATTCGCCGTTGGCTGAGGCGCTTCCAGGCCTCTCAAGGAGAGAACCTGGAGGGCAAGTATCTGAGCCTAGAAGCTGAGGAGAAGTTGGCCGAATGGGTCCTGACCCAGCGGGAACAGCAGCTTCCTGTCAATGAGGAAACACTTTTCCAGAAGGCCACCAAAATTGGGCGTTCACTGGAGGGCGGTTTCAAGATCTCCTATGAGTGGGCAGTGAGGTTCATGCTTCGGCACCACCTGACCCCTCATGCCCGTCGGGCAGTAGCTCATACCCTACCCAAGGAAGTGGCAGAAAATGCTGGTCTCTTCATTGAATTTGTGCAGCGGCAGATTCATACGCAGGACCTGCCTCTTTCTATGATCGTGGCAGTCGATGAGATCTCCTTGTTTCTGGATGCTGAGGTGCTGAGCAGTGATGATCGGAAGGAGAATGCCCTGCAGACAGTGGGCACAGGGGAGCCATGGTGTGACGTTGTCTTGTCCATCTTGGCAGATGGCACCGTCCTTCCCACTCTGGTCTTCTATAGGGGTCAGATGGAGCAACCTACCAACGTGCCAGAGTCTATCCTGCTGGAGGCCAAAGAGAGCGGCTACAGCGACGACGAGATCATGGAGCTGTGGTCCTCACGGGTGTGGCAGAAACACACGGCGTGCCAGCGCAGCAAGGGGATGCTGGTAATGGACTGCCATCGCACCCACCTGTCTGAGGAGGTGTTGTCCATGCTCAGCTCCTACAGCACCCTTCCTGCTGTGGTGCCCGCAGGGTGTAGCTCCAAGATCCAGCCTTTGGACGTGTGCATCAAAAGGACAGTGAAGAACTTCATCCACAAGAAATGGAAAGAGCAGGCCCGAGAAATGGCAGATGGCACATGTGATTCAGACATCCTTCTTCAGCTGGTGCTCTGTTGGCTGGCTGAGGTGCTGGAGGTCATCGGGGACTGCCCAGAGTTGGTCCAGCAGTCCTTTTTGGTGGCCAGTGTCCTGCCTGGCCCCGATGGCACTGCAAACTCGCCAACACGGAACGCTGACATGCAGGAGGAGCTGATTGCTTCTCTGGAGGAGCATCTGAAGCTGAATGGGGAGCAGACTGAGGAGGAGCCTTCGGCCTCCACCCCCCAGTCCAGACCATCCCCTGAAGAGGTAACTGAGCCCGAGAGCCTTCACCAGCTCTTCGAGGGGGAAAGTGAGACAGAGTCTTTCTATGGCTTTGAAGAGGCTGACCTGGATTTGATGGAAATCTGA
- the POGZ gene encoding pogo transposable element with ZNF domain isoform X22, which translates to MADTDLFMECEEEELEPWQKISDVIEDSVVEDYNSVDKTATAGNPLVQQGGQPLILTQNPASGLSTMVTQPVLRPVQVMQNANHVTSSPVTSQPIFITTQGFPVRNVRPVQNAMNQVGIVLNVQQGQTVRPITLVPAPGTQFVKPTVGVPQVFSQMTQVRPGSTMPVRPTTNTFTTVIPATLTIRSTVPQSQSQQTKSTPSTSTTPTATQPTSLGQLAVQPPGQSSQAPNPKLVTSPVLTFDLQDGGRKVCPRCNSQFRVTEALRGHMCYCCPELVDFLKKGKSLDPEPNIPSAAKPPSPEKTAPMPSTPSSTPAPTLSPPSKAPEPMENSGDVTQSKLIMLVDDFYYGRDSGRVSQLLNFPKVPTSFRCPHCTKRLKNNIRFMNHMKHHVELDQQNGEVDVHTICQHCYRQFTTPFQLQCHLENVHSPYESTTKCKICEWAFESEPLFLQHMKDTHKPGEMPYVCQVCQYRSSLYSEVDGHFRMIHEDTRHLLCPYCLKVFKNGNAFQQHFMRHQKKSVYHCNKCRLQFLFAKDKIEHKLQHHKTFRKPKQLEGLKPGTKVTIRASRGQPRTLPMSSNDAPPNALQEAAPLTTPADPVPIFLYPPLQRSIPKKAVKKMSVMGRQTCLECSFEIPDFPNHFPTYVHCSLCRYSTCCSRAYANHMINNHVPRKSPKYLALFKNSSVSGIKLACTSCVFVTSVGDAMAKHLVFNPSHQSSNVLPRGLTWISHSRHGQAHDRGMKNTYPSAFPHNKVATVKSVGASPGSGETPISQVQLLSAPSAALTAPSAPGCPQTPAAPPLHTEGSEGLSLDEQDEGALAMSEPEPATAGGLGGAGKKEQLSVKKLRVVLFALCCNTEQAAEHFRNPQRRIRRWLRRFQASQGENLEGKYLSLEAEEKLAEWVLTQREQQLPVNEETLFQKATKIGRSLEGGFKISYEWAVRFMLRHHLTPHARRAVAHTLPKEVAENAGLFIEFVQRQIHTQDLPLSMIVAVDEISLFLDAEVLSSDDRKENALQTVGTGEPWCDVVLSILADGTVLPTLVFYRGQMEQPTNVPESILLEAKESGYSDDEIMELWSSRVWQKHTACQRSKGMLVMDCHRTHLSEEVLSMLSSYSTLPAVVPAGCSSKIQPLDVCIKRTVKNFIHKKWKEQAREMADGTCDSDILLQLVLCWLAEVLEVIGDCPELVQQSFLVASVLPGPDGTANSPTRNADMQEELIASLEEHLKLNGEQTEEEPSASTPQSRPSPEEVTEPESLHQLFEGESETESFYGFEEADLDLMEI; encoded by the exons GGATTTCCTGTAAGGAATGTTCGGCCTGTGCAAAATGCAATGAATCAGGTTGGGATTGTGTTGAATGTACAGCAAGGCCAAACAGTTAGACCAATTACACTAGTCCCAG ctCCAGGTACCCAGTTTGTTAAGCCAACAGTTGGAGTTCCTCAAGTGTTCTCTCAGATGACACAGGTGAGGCCAGGCTCCACGATGCCTGTGAGGCCCACCACCAACACCTTTACCACGGTCATCCCAGCTACCCTCACCATCCGCAGCACCGTCCCGCAGTCCCAGTCTCAGCAGACCAAGTCCACTCCCAGCACCTCAACCACTCCCACTGCCACGCAGCCGACCTCGCTGGGGCAGTTGGCTGTACAGCCACCAGGCCAGTCCAGCCAGGCCCCGAATCCCAAGCTAG tgACTTCTCCAGTACTAACATTTGATCTCCAAGATGGTGGCCGGAAAGTCTGCCCTCGCTGTAATTCCCAGTTCCGTGTTACTGAAGCTCTAAGAGGCCACATGTGT TACTGCTGCCCAGAATTGGTTGATTTCCTGAAGAAAGGAAAATCTCTTGATCCAGAGCCCAATATCCCATCAGCAGCAAAGCCTCCATCCCCAGAGAAGACTGCTCCCATGCCCTCAACACCCTCTTCTACACCTGCTCCTACCCTTTCGCCACCTTCCAAGGCCCCAGAACCTATGGAGAATTCCGGTGATGTCACCCAGAGCAAGCTCATCATGCTAGTGGATGACTTCTACTATGGAAGGGATAGCGGCAGAGTGAGCCAGCTCCTCAACTTTCCTAAGGTGCCCACATCCTTTCGATGTCCACATTGCACAAAAAGACTTAAAAACAATATCCG ATTCATGAACCATATGAAGCACCACGTGGAGCTGGACCAGCAGAACGGTGAGGTGGATGTCCACACCATTTGCCAGCATTGCTACCGCCAGTTTACcactcccttccagctccagtgCCACCTTGAAAATGTTCACAGCCCCTATGAGTCTACCA CTAAGTGCAAGATCTGTGAATGGGCATTTGAGAGTGAGCCCTTGTTCCTCCAGCACATGAAGGATACCCACAAGCCCGGGGAGATGCCTTATGTTTGCCAG GTGTGTCAGTACCGCTCTTCGCTATACTCAGAGGTGGATGGTCATTTTCGAATGATCCATGAGGACACCAGGCATCTGCTCTGCCCCTATTGTCTGAAGGTCTTCAAAAACGGCAATGCGTTCCAGCAGCATTTCATGAGGCACCAG AAGAAGAGTGTCTATCACTGTAATAAATGCCGGCTGCAGTTTCTGTTTGCCAAGGACAAAATAGAGCACAAACTTCAGCATCACAAAACCTTCCGCAAGCCCAAGCAACTGGAAGGCCTGAAGCCAGGCACCAAG GTGACCATTCGGGCATCTCGAGGACAGCCACGAACGCTGCCTATGTCCTCAAATGACGCGCCACCTAATGCCTTGCAAGAGGCAGCCCCCCTGACTACCCCAGCAGACCCTGTACCCATCTTCCTTTATCCCCCTCTCCAGCGAAGCATCCCGAAGAAAGCCGTCAAGAAAAT GAGTGTTATGGGCCGGCAGACATGCCTGGAGTGCAGCTTTGAGATCCCAGATTTCCCCAATCACTTCCCTACCTATGTTCACTGCTCACTGTGTCGCTATAGCACCTGCTGCTCCAGAGCTTATGCCAACCACATGATCAA CAATCATGTTCCACGGAAGAGCCCCAAGTACTTGGCTTTGTTTAAGAACTCTTCTGTCAG TGGAATCAAACTGGCCTGTACTTCTTGCGTCTTTGTTACTTCTGTGGGAGACGCCATGGCTAAACATCTAGTCTTCAATCCATCGCATCAGTCCAGCAATGTCCTGCCACGAG GACTGACTTGGATTTCCCACTCCAG gCATGGCCAGGCCCATGACCGGGGCATGAAGAACACCTACCCTTCTGCTTTCCCCCACAACAAAGTTGCCACTGTGAAATCTGTGGGAGCCTCTCCTGGGTCTGGGGAAACACCCATATCCCAGGTCCAGCTGCTCTCAGCACCATCTGCAGCTCTAACTGCTCCATCAGCCCCTGGCTGCCCCCAGACTCCAGCAGCACCTCCTCTGCACACAGAGGGGTCCGAGGGCCTCAGTCTTGATGAGCAGGATGAAGGAGCCCTCGCTATGTCAGAACCTGAGCCAGCAACAGCTGGGGGCCTTGGTGGAGCTGGCAAGAAGGAGCAGCTGTCCGTAAAGAAGCTGCGAGTGGTACTCTTTGCCTTATGCTGCAATACTGAGCAGGCGGCTGAGCATTTCCGCAACCCCCAACGACGCATTCGCCGTTGGCTGAGGCGCTTCCAGGCCTCTCAAGGAGAGAACCTGGAGGGCAAGTATCTGAGCCTAGAAGCTGAGGAGAAGTTGGCCGAATGGGTCCTGACCCAGCGGGAACAGCAGCTTCCTGTCAATGAGGAAACACTTTTCCAGAAGGCCACCAAAATTGGGCGTTCACTGGAGGGCGGTTTCAAGATCTCCTATGAGTGGGCAGTGAGGTTCATGCTTCGGCACCACCTGACCCCTCATGCCCGTCGGGCAGTAGCTCATACCCTACCCAAGGAAGTGGCAGAAAATGCTGGTCTCTTCATTGAATTTGTGCAGCGGCAGATTCATACGCAGGACCTGCCTCTTTCTATGATCGTGGCAGTCGATGAGATCTCCTTGTTTCTGGATGCTGAGGTGCTGAGCAGTGATGATCGGAAGGAGAATGCCCTGCAGACAGTGGGCACAGGGGAGCCATGGTGTGACGTTGTCTTGTCCATCTTGGCAGATGGCACCGTCCTTCCCACTCTGGTCTTCTATAGGGGTCAGATGGAGCAACCTACCAACGTGCCAGAGTCTATCCTGCTGGAGGCCAAAGAGAGCGGCTACAGCGACGACGAGATCATGGAGCTGTGGTCCTCACGGGTGTGGCAGAAACACACGGCGTGCCAGCGCAGCAAGGGGATGCTGGTAATGGACTGCCATCGCACCCACCTGTCTGAGGAGGTGTTGTCCATGCTCAGCTCCTACAGCACCCTTCCTGCTGTGGTGCCCGCAGGGTGTAGCTCCAAGATCCAGCCTTTGGACGTGTGCATCAAAAGGACAGTGAAGAACTTCATCCACAAGAAATGGAAAGAGCAGGCCCGAGAAATGGCAGATGGCACATGTGATTCAGACATCCTTCTTCAGCTGGTGCTCTGTTGGCTGGCTGAGGTGCTGGAGGTCATCGGGGACTGCCCAGAGTTGGTCCAGCAGTCCTTTTTGGTGGCCAGTGTCCTGCCTGGCCCCGATGGCACTGCAAACTCGCCAACACGGAACGCTGACATGCAGGAGGAGCTGATTGCTTCTCTGGAGGAGCATCTGAAGCTGAATGGGGAGCAGACTGAGGAGGAGCCTTCGGCCTCCACCCCCCAGTCCAGACCATCCCCTGAAGAGGTAACTGAGCCCGAGAGCCTTCACCAGCTCTTCGAGGGGGAAAGTGAGACAGAGTCTTTCTATGGCTTTGAAGAGGCTGACCTGGATTTGATGGAAATCTGA